A region from the Vicia villosa cultivar HV-30 ecotype Madison, WI linkage group LG3, Vvil1.0, whole genome shotgun sequence genome encodes:
- the LOC131656578 gene encoding uncharacterized protein LOC131656578, which produces MAGCSKFLTLVHSSSRSSFLKPSTPFLYNTIKNYGQEVKEKQSHLIKERASSTAEEFLRVAEERANETPKVKSQTVDKAFEAAEEATKSNTNTENVKNKYKEH; this is translated from the exons ATGGCCGGTTGTAGCAAATTCCTCACTCTTGTTCACTCTTCTTCAAGATCTTCTTTTCTCAAACCCTCTACACCATTCCTCTACAACACCATCAAG AATTATGGGCAAGAAGTCAAGGAAAAACAAAGCCATTTGATAAAAGAGAGGGCATCATCCACAGCTGAAGAGTTCTTGAGAGTGGCAGAGGAAAGAGCAAATGAAACACCAAAAGTGAAAAGTCAAACTGTTGATAAAGCATTTGAAGCTGCTGAAGAAGCTACTAAGAGTAACACAAACACTGAGAATGTTAAGAATAAGTACAAGGAGCATTAA